Proteins encoded in a region of the Thermoanaerobaculia bacterium genome:
- a CDS encoding PIN domain-containing protein: MIALDTSVVVAAFASWHEAHSRASAVLARRPRLPAHVLIETYSVLTRLPPPHRAPAAVVDEFLQTTFPLPPLALPGGAHRSLVGIAAAAGIAGGAVYDALVALTAKRAKAKLLTFDRRAVPAYEAVGVDYEFLE; the protein is encoded by the coding sequence TTGATCGCCCTGGATACGAGCGTCGTCGTGGCGGCATTCGCGAGCTGGCACGAGGCCCATTCGCGCGCCTCCGCGGTCCTCGCCCGGAGACCGCGCCTTCCCGCGCACGTCTTGATCGAAACCTATTCCGTTCTCACTCGCCTCCCGCCGCCGCATCGAGCTCCGGCCGCGGTCGTCGATGAATTTCTGCAGACGACCTTTCCCCTGCCGCCGCTCGCGCTTCCGGGGGGCGCCCATCGGTCCCTCGTAGGGATCGCGGCGGCGGCCGGCATCGCGGGAGGCGCGGTTTACGATGCCCTCGTCGCTCTTACGGCGAAACGGGCGAAGGCGAAGCTCCTGACTTTCGATCGACGCGCCGTTCCCGCTTACGAGGCGGTCGGCGTCGATTACGAATTTCTCGAATGA